In Spirochaetota bacterium, a genomic segment contains:
- a CDS encoding nitroreductase, which yields MDSKRSMTEIIGERYANRTYRKEPISGEHRDMMDKYLARNLAGPFGGTARFKLVAASGEDTASLKELGTYGIIRNPAGFIVGAIGKSDRYLEDYGYLLEGIVLHATGLGLGTCWLGGTFRKSGFGRAISLGEGEALPAVIATGYSADKPGLLDSIMRFGAGSKHRKPWEELFFSGDFNTALSGESAGAYRVPLEMLRRAPSASNKQPWRIVRESGRNAFHFILERTKNYNRNWKFVGMEDLQRVDMGIAMYHFEAAAAELKLKGTWAVEAPKLELPSGECEYIATWRGV from the coding sequence ATGGATAGTAAAAGAAGCATGACAGAGATAATCGGCGAGCGGTACGCCAACAGGACCTACCGGAAGGAACCGATCAGCGGCGAGCACCGGGACATGATGGACAAATACCTGGCGCGGAACCTGGCGGGTCCCTTCGGCGGAACGGCGCGGTTCAAGCTCGTCGCTGCCTCCGGTGAAGATACGGCGTCCCTGAAGGAGCTCGGCACATATGGAATCATCAGGAACCCTGCCGGGTTCATCGTCGGGGCGATCGGGAAGAGTGACCGCTACCTGGAGGATTACGGGTATCTCCTCGAGGGGATAGTCCTCCATGCCACCGGCCTCGGCCTCGGAACCTGCTGGCTGGGCGGCACCTTCCGCAAAAGCGGGTTCGGGCGGGCCATTTCCCTCGGAGAGGGTGAGGCGCTTCCCGCCGTCATAGCCACGGGTTATTCCGCGGATAAGCCTGGTCTCCTCGATTCGATCATGCGCTTCGGCGCGGGGTCAAAGCACCGGAAGCCGTGGGAAGAGCTTTTTTTCAGCGGCGATTTCAATACAGCCCTTTCCGGGGAATCGGCCGGCGCCTACCGCGTTCCCCTCGAAATGCTGCGCCGGGCGCCGTCGGCCTCCAACAAGCAGCCGTGGCGCATCGTCAGGGAAAGCGGCCGCAATGCATTCCATTTTATCCTTGAGCGCACGAAGAATTACAACCGCAACTGGAAGTTCGTCGGCATGGAGGACCTCCAGCGAGTGGACATGGGCATAGCCATGTATCATTTCGAGGCTGCCGCAGCCGAATTGAAGCTGAAAGGGACCTGGGCCGTTGAGGCGCCGAAGCTGGAGCTTCCCTCCGGCGAATGCGAATATATCGCCACCTGGAGAGGA
- the aroB gene encoding 3-dehydroquinate synthase, translated as MGEMTRAITARAGAHSYDVLIGSSILPASLARPEMAGFERVAVVASFRVYGLHRDYIDESLSVLGDRCDLMLYEDSEENKSYGRAEEFLEKFIGGKMNRRSAVIGIGGGVTGDFAGFCAGLYMRGVPVVHVPTTLLAMVDSSLGGKVAVNLSVGKNIAGLFHQPRLVVSDVRFLGTLPDEEFRNGLSEALKHGLIGEDTTLGLLERNDPASIRDESAVADLVARSVSFKTGVVERDERESGLRAILNFGHTVGHAIESHLGYRGVSHGEAVAAGMRVTTEISRRLGFLSDEEAGRVRALIERYGLIRRRWGLDPDGVIGHMEYDKKNFAGAINFVLLKGLGRPLINQRIPPDLLKGVMKEILGQ; from the coding sequence ATCCTGCCCGCGTCGCTGGCCCGGCCTGAGATGGCGGGCTTCGAGCGCGTGGCTGTGGTGGCGAGCTTCCGCGTCTATGGCCTGCACCGCGATTACATCGACGAGTCCCTGTCCGTCCTGGGCGACCGGTGCGATCTCATGCTCTATGAGGACAGCGAGGAGAACAAGAGCTACGGCCGCGCCGAGGAATTTCTGGAGAAGTTCATCGGCGGGAAGATGAACCGCCGGTCGGCCGTTATCGGCATAGGCGGCGGCGTGACGGGTGACTTCGCCGGGTTCTGCGCCGGCCTGTACATGCGCGGCGTGCCGGTGGTGCACGTACCGACGACCCTCCTGGCCATGGTCGATTCGAGCCTCGGCGGCAAGGTGGCGGTGAACCTGTCCGTGGGCAAGAACATCGCGGGCCTCTTCCACCAGCCGAGGCTGGTCGTGAGCGACGTGAGGTTCCTCGGGACGCTTCCCGACGAGGAGTTCAGGAACGGTCTTTCCGAGGCGCTGAAGCACGGCCTGATAGGCGAGGATACCACCCTGGGGCTCCTGGAGCGCAACGACCCCGCCTCGATCAGGGACGAATCGGCGGTCGCGGACTTGGTGGCCCGGTCCGTATCCTTTAAAACAGGGGTCGTAGAGCGGGACGAGAGGGAAAGCGGCCTCCGGGCCATCCTGAATTTCGGCCATACCGTCGGCCATGCCATCGAGTCGCACCTGGGGTACCGGGGCGTCTCCCACGGAGAGGCGGTGGCCGCGGGGATGCGCGTCACGACGGAGATTTCCCGGCGCCTTGGTTTTCTTTCCGACGAGGAGGCCGGGCGGGTGCGGGCCCTCATCGAGCGGTACGGATTGATCCGGCGGCGGTGGGGTCTCGACCCGGACGGCGTCATCGGCCACATGGAGTACGACAAGAAAAATTTCGCCGGGGCCATTAATTTTGTCTTGCTCAAAGGCCTTGGCAGGCCCCTTATTAATCAGCGGATACCCCCGGATCTGCTCAAGGGCGTCATGAAAGAGATCCTTGGCCAGTAG
- a CDS encoding winged helix-turn-helix transcriptional regulator yields MDTKQMARVMKALSNPNRLELYLEILKKCEASFETEHRECLVSDVMCSFNIGAPTISHHLKELADAGLISTERKGKFLVAHIIEDTIDEVNAMLSIKH; encoded by the coding sequence ATGGATACCAAGCAAATGGCCAGGGTCATGAAGGCCCTATCAAATCCGAATCGTCTCGAGCTTTACCTCGAGATATTGAAGAAGTGCGAAGCGAGCTTTGAGACAGAGCACAGGGAATGCCTTGTGAGCGATGTCATGTGCTCGTTCAATATCGGCGCACCGACCATATCACATCATCTAAAAGAGCTGGCCGATGCCGGCCTCATATCAACCGAGCGGAAGGGAAAATTCCTGGTGGCCCATATTATTGAAGACACCATCGATGAAGTCAATGCCATGCTTTCAATAAAGCATTAA
- a CDS encoding STAS domain-containing protein, with translation MLNYSINEIEGVKVLVVSGSLTADTIETFKSIVRQVAERESLIINFENVTLITSAGMNALVDVSFFAKDHDKRVIILWPEKELLKMAETLGVYNYLIFAQSIDEAKMKIKFFT, from the coding sequence ATGCTGAATTATTCCATCAACGAAATAGAAGGCGTCAAGGTACTTGTCGTGAGCGGCAGCCTCACGGCCGACACGATCGAGACCTTCAAGTCCATCGTACGACAGGTTGCGGAGCGCGAGAGCCTGATCATCAATTTCGAGAACGTGACCCTCATCACGTCCGCGGGCATGAACGCCCTGGTGGATGTTTCCTTCTTCGCCAAGGACCATGACAAGCGGGTCATCATCCTCTGGCCGGAAAAGGAGCTCCTCAAGATGGCGGAGACCCTGGGGGTGTATAATTACCTGATTTTCGCCCAGAGCATCGATGAGGCGAAGATGAAAATAAAATTTTTCACGTGA